The DNA region CATAGGGCACCCTTTTGGCTAGCAGCAGCCCtggcactggctgccagttgctgctcgcatcaaactcaaagctctgatgtttgcctacaaagcgacttctggctttgctccttcttatctgctctcacttctgcaaatctatgtgccctccagaaacttgcgttctgtgaatgaacgtcgcctcgtggttccatcccaaagagggaagaaatcactttcccgaacactcgcgttcaatctgcccagttggtggaatgaactccctaactgcatcagaacggcagagtcactcgctgttttcaagaaacgactaaaaactcaactatttagtctccacttcacttcctaatctgcaattgcctctctggatataccactaactgtactcaaaaaaataaaaaaatttaaaaatgtactaatgctttcctttttagactttacagacctgaaacttgcctatagcacttattcattgttgctcttatagttgtgtaaattgcttccttgtcctcattttgTAAGTCGCtgtggataaaagtgtctgctaaatgactaaatgtaaatgtaaatgttggaattataaggtcctatctgcgttctgaatgattttaaaatattaagcttcaaagtttttgcattccataaaacaaacagtatgtgtgtaacatttgttttttaaataaaaagtgttaatgtaaacaacataaaaaacatcccataatataaataagttttcatttaataggaatatgtcaataactcaattttgacaaaaatgtcagatccttataattctaaggtgacgaattggtgaagtttgttcttcaccactgttgccactggcttgcttggtttgggacttggggagctgcgcatcgatggatttgcttttcagtgtttggacttttagcagtgaaaattaaaccacactgaattgaACTAAACCGCACTtcaactgaaaactggactgacatgaTTTCAATTTCAACTTACtcaaacttctatgttaagctgctttgacacaatctaaactataaaagcactacagaaataaagatgaattgaattgaatagactgTGCTGTATGAATTAGAGAAATGAAATCCTCAATTACCTTTAAATTACACATCGCATCCATTTCACCGACAGATTACACATAAAAGGCCACAAATCATACCTGAACCCTCACTACATCTTTAGTGAGGGTTCAGGTATGAGTTCAGGTATGAGTATGAGTTATATGAGTAACCAGCATATGGCGCAtgctcgagtgacgtcactggcgtcactgtctccgttcggtcacacactgtgtgcttgaagtttggacttgctatttactcgcaatttaaatcttaatcattaaattcttcctcattcgctaagtatctgtctctcctacttagggtgaccaaacccttaatacatttatacaaacaaagctgctttaaaaacggtctgtccctcgagcatccgcctgttgtttgtagctttagcctgctagcgccgctggtcagctaaagctaccgacctctttaaccatacacttttgacttactggctttgctctttaccccgtaaaatgtcgcttccgtctctgtccttgtgtgcaggagaagcatcgatggaggcgttggagctggagctggaagaagtggagtcccagatccgcgCGCTGGTGGTAAGACGGTCGCGGCTACGGGAACGGCTCCTCGCcgtacctaatgctaaggccgtctcatcacctaaggtacgtggaaattacaaccacatcattccctctacctcaaccccgcgtccttctctgtccaggcccagcgcacccggggcgcggctcagccaggcgtcgttcacgccgacacccggctaccacggcgcctgggtgcagccgcgcaaggtgcttcccagatcccggggcagaacgtctccgcctgtgttcgagatctccacggagaaccgcttctcccctctccgcgagtcgggtcccgatgtggccatcatcggtgactcgatcgttcgtcacgtccgtgccgcctcctcaaaaggtaataaagtacgtactttctgctttcctggtgcccgtgtgaaaaatatttctacacagattccaaccatcctgggcgctgccgagagccctggtgccgttgtcctccacgtggggacaaacgacaccgggctccggcagtcggagatcctgaagaaggacttcaggagcctgatcgagacggttcgacgcacctcgcccgccacgcagatcatcgtttctgggccgcttcctacctaccgccgaggaaatgaaaggttcagtagacttttagctttgaatgaatggctaataacatggtgtaaagaacagaaattgctctttgctaataactggaatcttttctgggagcgtcctaggctcttccgtcctgacggcctgcaccccagtcgagccggagctgaactcctgtcagacaacatctccagattacttcgcaccatctgactagcaggtaaaaattcacaaaattcacactatagccacctagactcttgttcaccccacttaaacatcagtaacgcatatctggcgaatcctatagagactgtgtctgttcctcgtattattagattaagaaataaacgtactgtgtgctccaggaaaaatctagtaagaatcaaattagaaaaaccagtagaaagtgaaaatacaaatttcgtaaaacttggtctcctaaacatcaggtcacttgcacctaaagcacttatcattaatgaaataataacagaaaacaatcttaatgcactctgtctcactgaaacctggctgaaacaaaatgactatattagcttaaatgaagcaactcctccaggattcttatataaacatgaggctcgtcaaactggtcgtggtggtggagttgcatcaatctttagtgatttccttaatattaaacagagaaacggacttatgtttagctcctttgaagtattatcgcttaatgttcagcttccagatactatacaaaaacctatgttatctctcgctttaatcaccatatatagacccccaggaccctatgtcaaatttctaaaagaattttctgattttatttctgacttactagtcaaaactgataaaatgctaattgtaggtgactttaacatccacatagatgacgctaatgatacattagggctcgcgtttatggatttaatacactcacttgggataaagcaaaacgttgtgggtccaacccatcgcttaaagcatacattagatctaattctgtcttatggaatcgaggttgttgacgtagacattataccacaaagtgatgatattacagatcactacctcttactatataagctatgtttacctgaaatcagcaaacccgctccaatactccgccctagtagaactattgttccgtcaactaaagatgaatttataaataacttacctgatctctctctatttcgtaatgcacccgcaaactcaaatgatcttgatgtagtaaccagcagtatggatgccatctttactagcacactaaatactgtggcacccatcaaattaaaaaaggctagagagattaaaactataccatggtataatagtcatactcgtgcgctcaaaacagcaacccgcgccctggaacgtaaatggaaaaaaactaatttagaggtctttagaattgcgtacaaagacagtatgtccagctataggagggctctaaaatctgccaggactgagcacctgcgcaaactgatagaaaataatcataacaatcctagatttttatttaacaccatctctaaattagcaaataatcggtcatccttggaacaaactactccaccgcaaattagtagtgatgacttcatgaattttttcagtaataaaatagaaggctttagacagaaaataggagatgccaaactttctgcaccggcttatactccaaatcctgtaaatatttcattaaatcataataataacctacactgcttcaaaatcatagaacatgaagagttagtaaaaattataaatagctctaaaccagctacgtgtatgctggactcaattccaacaaaattactgaaagagctgctacctgctataggagaacctcttcttaacattatcaactcttctttatctataggccatgttccaaactcttacaagctagctgttattaagcctattattaagaaaccgcaactagacaccaacaacttagctaactataggcctatttcaaatcttccatttatgtctaaaatactagaaaaagttgtttccactcaattatgctcttatctgcagacgaacaatattcttgaagtgtttcagtcaggtttcagggctcaccacagtacagaaaccgccttagtgaaaataaccaacgatttactcttagctgctgaccgagggtgcgtctcgctattagttttactcgatcttagtgcggcatttgataccattgaccacaatatcctcataaatcgtttaaagtctacaggtgtccagggacaggctctacaatggtttaagtcatacttaactgaccgctaccagtttgtaaatcttaatggacagccttcacaaatctgcccagtaaagtatggggtgcctcaaggatcagttttaggccctttactgtttacaatttacatgctacctatgggagacattattagaagacatgggatcagctttcactgctatgcagatgatagtcaattatatatttccactaaacctgacgagacgtctgaactttctaaactaactgagtgtatcaaagacatcaaagactggatgaccaacaattttcttctcttaaactcagacaaaacagaattattacttattgggcctaaatcttgcacacagcagatctcgcaactcaatttacaattagagggatacaaagttagctttagctctactataaaagatttgggtgtcatattagacagcaatctaacttttaaaaaccatatatcccatgtcacaaaaactgccttctttcatctgagaaatatcgctaaattacgaaatatgctatccatctcagatgcagaaaagctagtccatgcttttatgacttcgagactggattactgtaatgctctatttgctggctgccgagcatcctctattaacaaacttcaattagtacaaaatgcagcagccagagttctgaccaggtccaaaaaatatgatcatataaccccaattttatcctccttacactggctgcctgttaaatttcgtattgaatttaaaatattacttctcacctataaagctctaaataatctagctcctgtttatctaaccaaccttctgtctcgctacgaaccaactcgctccttaagatctcaaaattcagggcttctggtagtacctagaatagcaaaatcaagtaaaggaggtcgagccttctctttcatggctcctacactctggaatagccttcctaataacgtccgaggctcagacacactctcccagttcaaaactagattaaagacctatctgtttagtaaagcatacactcaatgcatcacctagcgggttccacactggcttctacatcttgcttatatacactatgaacagcagctacgctaattattctctttattctctattttcacctggggatactcatcccgaggtcctcagattaggcggagtcactgattggatccaagaccagcgacgtgatgatcccaaggattccatatccgggaccaggccatatcctgagctgctgctgcgctgatggtcgtggggagtggagaacatgagtctgattccagagacgctccagggacagacgagtcttcattgaggccatcttccagcatagaccacggcgaatgaatttctgcacaagacttttggccagcggagaaattaaaatggtcgtgcccaactgagtctggttccctcaaggttttttttcttcactcccatcaggtgaagttttttttccctctccgctgtcgccactgcctcgcatggttcaggattggtagagctacgcatcgatgaatttgctcttcagtgtttgaactctcagtaatgattaaatcacactgaacagagctaaactgaactgaactgaacttaaacactaaaacctgaaccacactgttccagttactatgaccatttatgtgaagctgctttgacacaatctacattgtaaaagcgctatacaaataaagctgaattgaattgaattgaatcttttGTTGTGACATTCTCAATATACTTCTTGGTTTTGTAACGAATATCTTATTCATAATTGTCTTTCCCCCTGGcattgtgtttacattttttaagtatattttactgtttcttaataataatgataatagttgtCTATTAAAGATAGAAAGATATTGTGTTAGAATCACATGTCAAAAGATTGTTAATGCAAGCACTTGTCAATTCAATgccttttttcagtttttgctattcaacaagctttttctGAGGCAGACCATGACAGGGACTGTTGTTTATTGTTTACGACGATacattgtaaatgaataaatcaataaaaatgaccCCAAAACAGTCTAAGCGGAGTAATACTTAaagaatatttagaaaaaaacacgAAGCCCTGAGACGCTGTTCGAAATTCCAAAAGTGACGTCACTCGATAGAACATAAACGCTCGCATAACTTACATTTCTTACATCAGTTCAGTGATCATCCAAGCTACTGTAAGGATCATTATTTGGACGTGTTAACAGATTTTCACCAAATCTAATGGATAACGAACATCTGTCGACTTATTTTACGAGCGAACACATGAGTGAACTCGAAGACTTTCTGAGTGAAGCGACACAGCCTGTGGTTGTCCACGCGATGGCAGCAACAGTACCTGTGTTTGGTGAAGGAGTGAACGGAGAGGTGGCTCCAGTGCTGGAAAACATGGACTTTTGCAGAAACCTCTGTTCTTGGCTGGACGAGGAATGGACTGCGGCGTCTGATGCCAGTACGACACTCGATGAGCCCTTCTCTGTTAATGTGGAGAAAACAACCGGTGAGCCTGTCAGCAAACACTCAAGTTGTCtatggtttaaaataattataaaaactggGGAAAGAAAAgctattagtaaattaaaataatgtataaatgaCAAAAGAGACGTTACATAACCCTaacccccaaaaataaaaataataataataatggggttTTAACAGAACATTTGTGTTTGAGGTAAATTGCCCTAAAGGGAGACTTGGGCCTAGTCAAAGCGTTAAATGGCCACCGTTCACACACGCACTATATTCTTCGGTTTAGTCCCGAATTCATCCGCCTTTCTAGCCACAACTAAATACTCTTTTTTAAACcccccataaacacacacacagacactcaagaCTAATTTAAAAAAACCACAATATATTTCCAATTAAAACTGAAAAAGATGTTCAAACTGGACTTTTTCCTGCATGTAAAACTGCGAGGTGGCCACCTCCACCAAATTTTGTACCACCTGTCCCTTTAGACAAAAAACAAGGCAGACAGACCCTAAATGATGctcaagcatgttttttttttttttaaataatgaaatgtcatgcatttaattgaatcaaatgttagccattttaaatagtttacttGATAAGATTACAAGAGTTatgcaaaatgtgtttgtttcaataacaaatgtattacacacacaaaaatacactaccagtcaaaagtttaggctcagtaggatttttaaaggttttaaaatgagcttatcccGCTGACCGAAGCTgcattaatcaaaaatacagtgcaaattgtGAACTGTTATTGCTCTCTAATATAATGGttcaataaaagtttattgtttaatttaatcatttacttctgtgattttaaagatgaattgtcagcttcattactgcagtcttcagagtcacacaatccttcagaaattactctaatattaattattattattattaatgtaatagtaatgaaatcaataatgactggagtaatattttcatttgaaactacatgcgataagaaagcagttatttaaaattgttataaatatatgatttaaattttttttacatttaataaatgccatcttgatgaacagaatcattttcttaaaaaacaacaacaaaagcaaataaaacttttgactggtagtgtgtaTATACATAATGTGTTCTGCATGTGCTAAGTTTTTAGGAATagtcaaaaataaattattgattttctttattatccCAACAATCATCAGAATGTTAAGATCAAGTTTCTTGAAGACATTGTGGTATGAATAAATCTGTTTCTAAAAATGAACCCTTATGTCTCATTTTGTTGTTCAGGGTCACATTTGGAGATCATCAGCTTTTGCAGTGACTTCTGTCCGTGGCTGGACGAAGACTGGACTGCAGCTTCAGATGCCGGTACAGTACCAGATAAGATGCCGGAGGAGATGCCGGATGAGATTTCTCCTCGGGAGAACACTCCAGAGAACGACACAACTGGTGAGATTGTCAGCAACCACTTCACTGTAGAATAGAAACATTTTATTAATGGGAACAAtcttttaattttaaatcaatGATAAAAACTGGGTAAAGTCTATAGAAACATTAAAGGTATTGGgggaattaaaataaatgtttaaaagaaacAACAAACATTACGTATTATACTTAAATGAGAAATAGCCAATAGTGCACTTTAACAGGATGAGAAAAGTTGTCCTGTAAGGTAAAAAAGCCTAAAGTGAGagtatccacttgttaagtgtgatgtcatgcGAAgtggcttctgggtccaagcactatatcaaactgtacaagagcaattccagcgttatggatgtgacatttgcagtaaaaaaaaaaaaaatatatatatatatataaattcccaAAGTATACAGTATGTTAACATtacattgaaacatctgtttatattttttaaaacaactaacaacagagttatgggatcagaaaaatatcaatctgtgaaCATTAGTTATATTTTAACTGAGTAATATAAATGGGTTACGGATGTGACCAAAACAAGttagcgagtttacagtatacaacatactttgtagaaattatgtGAATTCAACTGCATAAGCCAAAATAAACAACGCTAattaaaaggataagagttgcctCTCTATAcaacaaaaatgatttattttatttgacagttttgcatttatgaggaaagagcttcgttatggatgtgacgtgtGAAATTGACACTTTGGAACtttagtaaatcaaatataatagtttgaaaatatTGACAGACATTTTTAAGTATGTTTAAAGTACTGTTAAATACTtgctcacacaaacaaacatacaaacactgTTTTACTGTTTTGGTGAAAactgacatttgcatggaattgctcatggggagactcaacaaatggtaataatgaacgtttacaaagtgatgtaatactttcgaaaatcataaAAATCTAGAGACTGATGTGAACAGCATGATTTGTATATCAAATTCAGTTTAATGTgttatatgactaaaaagtggtcataaatacatatttttcatgACTTAACAAACTGATTTTTTCACTTGGCCTggccaattaaaaaaaatatttatttaaatttttgtataGAAACATATGAATATTTTCTTATATATGCCTAAACAATTACTTATTGTCATGTTTCAAATAttctcttttattttctttttttctttgttcaacTAAGAAGTTCAAACAGGAGGCAGCAGGAGGAGAAGAATCCATGCTTTCTTCAAGAGAGTGTGGAAGGCCATAAAGAAGCCGTTCCTCTGCTGCAGACGGAGAAGAGTGGAGACTCAAACACCACAGGGGGATCCACACACAAACGCTGTAGAGATTGATTTGGATCCAGAGCCTGTGCCTAGAACTTCTGGGCTCCAGAATACTGTTGATCTGAATCCAGGTCCAAAACCTGTCCTTGGAACGTCTTGGTGCAGGAATACTTTTGATCTGAATCCAGATCCAGAACTTGTCCTTGGAACGTCTGGGTGCAAGAATACTGTTGATCTGAATCCAGATCCAGAACTTGTCCTTGGAACGTCTGGGTGCAAGAATACTGTTGATCTGAATCCAGATCCAGAACCTGCTCCAGGAATGTTTGGGCGGCAGTTTACTGTTGATCCGGTTCCAGATCTAGAACCTGCCCCTAGAGCATCTGGGTTGCAGTTTACTGTTGATCCGGTTCCAGATCCAGAATCTCCCCCTAGAGCGCCTGGGAGGCAGTTTACTGTTGATTTGGTTCCAGATCCAGAATCTGCCCCTAGAGCGCCTGGGAGGCAGTTTACTGTTGATTCGGTTCCAGATCCAGAATCTGCCCCTAGAGTGCCTGGGAGGCAGTTTACTGTTGATTTGGTTCCAGATCCAGAGCCTGTCCCTAGAGCGTCTGGGTGCCAGAATTCAGTTGATCCGGTTCCAAATCCAGGGTATGAGCTTAGAAACTGCAAGAGCCAGTTTGCTATTGATATAGATTCAGATCCAGATTCAGATCCAGAttcagagcctgtccctggaccatCTGGGCTCCAGGACACAGCTAATGGGGAATCATCATATGCCACAGGACCAAATAGAGGTGAGTCTGATTTCAGGACTCGGAAGTCATGTACAAGACATAAACACAAAGTGTCAAATTCAATTTTGAGACAAACAGAGCTATTATAAATgctactgtaatatatatatatatatatatatatatatatatatatatatatatatatatatatatatatatatatatatatatatatatatatatgtatatatatatgtatatatatacacttaacctcttcttttttttcagtatttatgaAGAGTCTCTACAGATTGGGAGATATTCTGGGAACTGGAAGCTTCGGCGTAACCTACAAAGCAATCCGTAAATCTGATGGCAAGGAGGTAAAACTCTTAGTGTACAATTTGCTTCTTTTGTAACTTGTACCCTTAATCCAAGCTTGTCAATAATACGTGAAAAACTAATACTTGGATATTTGCTTTGCAGGTTGCCATCAAGAGGATCCGCAAGAGACACGGTGACCATTACATATCAGTAGTAAGTTGGCAAAACTTCGCTCAATATTTCATTCGTTATTGGTTTGGACACTATTACTGTTGCATAGTTGAATTTTAAAAGGCAAAATCCAGTCATTTCTGAAATAATATGTTCAAGccgaataaaataatgtttagggcttaggtctcaaactcaattcctggagagccgcagctctgctcagttttgctccaaccctgaaaaaatatagctgatcctaataatcgaggtgttcaaaagagtcttgaacacctttattagtggaatcagctgtgtttgatcagggttggagcaaaactatgcagggccggtgcggccctccaggaatcaagtttgagacctatgctttagatcagtggttctcaaactgtggtacgtgtaccactagaggtacgcgggcttccttctagtggtacgcggaggaatcaaatatgtcatatatacatgcaagataaatttcaaaatttatcacaaatgatttatatatgaatatgatgacatatagcccaTATTAATAAGgcccaagcaacatttccaggttgacgaataggctactatatgttaatactttacatataaaaaagcacataaaattaaaacattgacattttattttggctgtttgttgttgttgttgttttttacctgtaagcacaatacagtgttaatgttcaaaatatttataatgtttaaagcagctgacaataataaatattcttactaATAGGAATTATTCTGCctggtttttgaactgtgcagagctgtaggtgcttaattaggcctactacgccactgtattttaatactggtcattatagtgttacttggagggacaatttttttctgaggtggtacttaataaaaaaagtttgagaaccgctgctttagatgaaatctgagagctcccccATCCTCCATAGACATCAATGGTCCAGGGGCATTCAGAGACCAGAAAAGgagccaaaaacattgtcaaaacaaatTTTTCCCTCCTGTACCAGGTCAGGGTGCACATTTTCTACAAgcaattttatttactgtcagaGTCAGCGAGACGCAAGTGTCTTATTACCGGTAGTAAATGCACACCCTGACCTGATGTGGAAGAATTGGTCAAACAAAGTTTTTTACAGTTTCataagtgttcttggagcttcgtatgattacacTTGAAACTGACTTTGAGTGCCTAAGGAACGCTACTGTCTgtggaggataagggagctctcagatttaatctaaaatatcttcattgagAATATCTTCTCTAGGGGTTGAAATAACATGAAGGAAAGTCTAGTTGAACTTATCCATTAAATAATGGCGATCTTTCTTCACATCTACAGCTAGTAACCcttgttctctttttctttttagcCTGGTTATTCCAAACCAGTACTAAGAGAAGTGGCGTTTATGCTCATGCTGAAAGATCCTCCCAAGAGCATATACCTGATAGAAATGTACGAGTGGTTTGATCAAGAAGGGTTCATTTCACTTGTTTTGGAATACCCCAAACCTTGTACATCGCTGCGGATCTTTGTAAAGCGACGTCACACGCTGAAGGAACCAATTGCACGCTGCTTGCTGCACCAGTTAATCCTGGGAATCCAGCACTCCCTTGACCATGGAATTTCTCACAATGACTTGCATGCTGAAAACATCCTGGTGAACACAAACACATTGGAGCTCAAGGTGATTGACTTCGGCTGTGCTAGCAAATGCGAGGATGAAGAACAAAGGATCATCATC from Danio rerio strain Tuebingen ecotype United States chromosome 8, GRCz12tu, whole genome shotgun sequence includes:
- the LOC137496314 gene encoding uncharacterized protein isoform X1, encoding MDNEHLSTYFTSEHMSELEDFLSEATQPVVVHAMAATVPVFGEGVNGEVAPVLENMDFCRNLCSWLDEEWTAASDASTTLDEPFSVNVEKTTGSHLEIISFCSDFCPWLDEDWTAASDAGTVPDKMPEEMPDEISPRENTPENDTTEVQTGGSRRRRIHAFFKRVWKAIKKPFLCCRRRRVETQTPQGDPHTNAVEIDLDPEPVPRTSGLQNTVDLNPGPKPVLGTSWCRNTFDLNPDPELVLGTSGCKNTVDLNPDPELVLGTSGCKNTVDLNPDPEPAPGMFGRQFTVDPVPDLEPAPRASGLQFTVDPVPDPESPPRAPGRQFTVDLVPDPESAPRAPGRQFTVDSVPDPESAPRVPGRQFTVDLVPDPEPVPRASGCQNSVDPVPNPGYELRNCKSQFAIDIDSDPDSDPDSEPVPGPSGLQDTANGESSYATGPNRVFMKSLYRLGDILGTGSFGVTYKAIRKSDGKEVAIKRIRKRHGDHYISVPGYSKPVLREVAFMLMLKDPPKSIYLIEMYEWFDQEGFISLVLEYPKPCTSLRIFVKRRHTLKEPIARCLLHQLILGIQHSLDHGISHNDLHAENILVNTNTLELKVIDFGCASKCEDEEQRIIILGNIWSVGHLLYFMVNGKAPVYSRDEWQPRLLFKPKISSECCDLIEKCLNHNLETLEEVMQHEWMKKV
- the LOC137496314 gene encoding uncharacterized protein isoform X2, which translates into the protein MDNEHLSTYFTSEHMSELEDFLSEATQPVVVHAMAATVPVFGEGVNGEVAPVLENMDFCRNLCSWLDEEWTAASDASTTLDEPFSVNVEKTTGSHLEIISFCSDFCPWLDEDWTAASDAGTVPDKMPEEMPDEISPRENTPENDTTVQTGGSRRRRIHAFFKRVWKAIKKPFLCCRRRRVETQTPQGDPHTNAVEIDLDPEPVPRTSGLQNTVDLNPGPKPVLGTSWCRNTFDLNPDPELVLGTSGCKNTVDLNPDPELVLGTSGCKNTVDLNPDPEPAPGMFGRQFTVDPVPDLEPAPRASGLQFTVDPVPDPESPPRAPGRQFTVDLVPDPESAPRAPGRQFTVDSVPDPESAPRVPGRQFTVDLVPDPEPVPRASGCQNSVDPVPNPGYELRNCKSQFAIDIDSDPDSDPDSEPVPGPSGLQDTANGESSYATGPNRVFMKSLYRLGDILGTGSFGVTYKAIRKSDGKEVAIKRIRKRHGDHYISVPGYSKPVLREVAFMLMLKDPPKSIYLIEMYEWFDQEGFISLVLEYPKPCTSLRIFVKRRHTLKEPIARCLLHQLILGIQHSLDHGISHNDLHAENILVNTNTLELKVIDFGCASKCEDEEQRIIILGNIWSVGHLLYFMVNGKAPVYSRDEWQPRLLFKPKISSECCDLIEKCLNHNLETLEEVMQHEWMKKV
- the LOC137496314 gene encoding uncharacterized protein isoform X3, which produces MDNEHLSTYFTSEHMSELEDFLSEATQPVVVHAMAATVPVFGEGVNGEVAPVLENMDFCRNLCSWLDEEWTAASDASTTLDEPFSVNVEKTTGSHLEIISFCSDFCPWLDEDWTAASDAGTVPDKMPEEMPDEISPRENTPENDTTEVQTGGSRRRRIHAFFKRVWKAIKKPFLCCRRRRVETQTPQGDPHTNAVEIDLDPEPVPRTSGLQNTVDLNPDPELVLGTSGCKNTVDLNPDPELVLGTSGCKNTVDLNPDPEPAPGMFGRQFTVDPVPDLEPAPRASGLQFTVDPVPDPESPPRAPGRQFTVDLVPDPESAPRAPGRQFTVDSVPDPESAPRVPGRQFTVDLVPDPEPVPRASGCQNSVDPVPNPGYELRNCKSQFAIDIDSDPDSDPDSEPVPGPSGLQDTANGESSYATGPNRVFMKSLYRLGDILGTGSFGVTYKAIRKSDGKEVAIKRIRKRHGDHYISVPGYSKPVLREVAFMLMLKDPPKSIYLIEMYEWFDQEGFISLVLEYPKPCTSLRIFVKRRHTLKEPIARCLLHQLILGIQHSLDHGISHNDLHAENILVNTNTLELKVIDFGCASKCEDEEQRIIILGNIWSVGHLLYFMVNGKAPVYSRDEWQPRLLFKPKISSECCDLIEKCLNHNLETLEEVMQHEWMKKV
- the LOC137496314 gene encoding uncharacterized protein isoform X4, producing the protein MDNEHLSTYFTSEHMSELEDFLSEATQPVVVHAMAATVPVFGEGVNGEVAPVLENMDFCRNLCSWLDEEWTAASDASTTLDEPFSVNVEKTTEVQTGGSRRRRIHAFFKRVWKAIKKPFLCCRRRRVETQTPQGDPHTNAVEIDLDPEPVPRTSGLQNTVDLNPGPKPVLGTSWCRNTFDLNPDPELVLGTSGCKNTVDLNPDPELVLGTSGCKNTVDLNPDPEPAPGMFGRQFTVDPVPDLEPAPRASGLQFTVDPVPDPESPPRAPGRQFTVDLVPDPESAPRAPGRQFTVDSVPDPESAPRVPGRQFTVDLVPDPEPVPRASGCQNSVDPVPNPGYELRNCKSQFAIDIDSDPDSDPDSEPVPGPSGLQDTANGESSYATGPNRVFMKSLYRLGDILGTGSFGVTYKAIRKSDGKEVAIKRIRKRHGDHYISVPGYSKPVLREVAFMLMLKDPPKSIYLIEMYEWFDQEGFISLVLEYPKPCTSLRIFVKRRHTLKEPIARCLLHQLILGIQHSLDHGISHNDLHAENILVNTNTLELKVIDFGCASKCEDEEQRIIILGNIWSVGHLLYFMVNGKAPVYSRDEWQPRLLFKPKISSECCDLIEKCLNHNLETLEEVMQHEWMKKV